The following are from one region of the Paenibacillus sp. JZ16 genome:
- a CDS encoding extracellular solute-binding protein — protein MKKKKASTILAIVTALSVLAGCGGNSAPAATGSSNGSSAQGENKNEPVSISIMANLHTPEVPSDMIEKLLEEKTGTKLDIQWVPDGTYDEKVNASFATGTLPQVTYLKNAASLVNMRDAIRNGQFWEIGPLLDQYPNLSKLKPEVLKNTAVDGKIYALYREVPLSRQGIIYRKDWADKLGLSAPTNVDEFYNMLKQFKEKDPDGNGKDDTIPLTDRNDLIYGAFKTISSWLGTPNNWGEKDGKLAPEFMFSEYMETMKFFKKLHQEGLINQDFPVTSKTDQQNLFITGKSGVYIGAMGDVSSLHPKVVEVNPDAELDVQNKIEGGPNGFGIWSVPGYGSVILFPKTAIKSEEELKDVLAFMDQLMSTELGNLIYWGVEGQHHKLEEGKVIPSEDTKLTDREVKPYQAMQVGGPLTIEGFYEAKHMLPVKAKSEEMIMENNEYLIEDPSASLDSKTFNEKGVQLQEMIKDGTYRFMLGDIDEAGFQAVVDNWLKSGGQQIIDEFNVSYESSK, from the coding sequence ATGAAGAAGAAGAAAGCCAGTACCATCCTGGCAATTGTAACCGCTTTATCCGTGTTGGCTGGCTGTGGCGGCAACTCCGCCCCTGCAGCAACCGGCAGCTCAAACGGAAGTTCGGCCCAAGGCGAGAACAAGAACGAACCGGTATCCATCTCGATTATGGCCAACCTCCATACCCCTGAAGTTCCCTCCGACATGATTGAGAAGCTGCTGGAAGAGAAAACGGGCACCAAGCTCGACATTCAGTGGGTGCCGGACGGCACTTATGATGAAAAGGTCAATGCCTCCTTTGCAACCGGAACGCTGCCGCAGGTGACGTACCTGAAGAATGCCGCTTCGCTTGTGAATATGCGTGATGCGATCCGTAACGGGCAATTTTGGGAAATCGGGCCATTGCTGGATCAGTATCCGAACCTCAGCAAGCTGAAACCTGAAGTGTTAAAGAACACGGCGGTGGACGGCAAAATCTATGCGCTTTACCGTGAAGTGCCTTTGTCACGCCAGGGCATCATTTACCGCAAGGATTGGGCCGACAAGCTTGGGCTCAGCGCCCCGACCAATGTGGACGAATTCTATAATATGCTGAAGCAGTTCAAGGAGAAGGATCCTGACGGCAACGGCAAAGATGACACCATCCCGCTGACGGATCGAAATGACCTGATTTATGGCGCATTCAAAACGATAAGCTCGTGGCTCGGCACGCCGAATAACTGGGGCGAGAAGGACGGTAAGCTGGCTCCCGAATTTATGTTCTCCGAATATATGGAGACGATGAAATTCTTCAAGAAACTTCACCAGGAAGGTCTGATCAATCAGGATTTCCCGGTTACCAGCAAAACCGATCAACAAAATCTGTTCATTACCGGAAAGTCGGGCGTTTATATCGGAGCGATGGGGGACGTATCCAGCCTTCATCCCAAGGTCGTCGAAGTGAATCCGGATGCGGAGCTCGATGTTCAGAATAAAATCGAAGGTGGCCCGAATGGCTTCGGAATCTGGTCGGTTCCCGGCTATGGCTCGGTGATTCTCTTTCCGAAAACAGCGATCAAATCGGAAGAAGAGCTAAAGGATGTGCTTGCCTTCATGGATCAGTTGATGAGTACGGAACTTGGCAACCTCATCTATTGGGGGGTTGAAGGACAGCATCACAAGCTGGAGGAAGGCAAGGTGATCCCTTCGGAAGACACGAAGCTGACTGATCGCGAAGTGAAGCCTTATCAAGCCATGCAGGTCGGTGGACCGTTAACGATTGAAGGATTTTATGAGGCGAAGCATATGCTCCCGGTCAAAGCGAAATCCGAGGAAATGATTATGGAGAATAATGAATACCTCATAGAGGATCCTTCGGCTTCACTGGATTCCAAGACATTTAACGAAAAGGGCGTACAGCTGCAGGAGATGATTAAAGACGGCACGTATCGATTTATGCTTGGTGATATCGATGAGGCCGGATTCCAGGCTGTGGTGGATAACTGGCTTAAGAGCGGCGGTCAGCAAATCATCGATGAGTTCAACGTTTCCTACGAATCTTCCAAATAA
- a CDS encoding extracellular solute-binding protein, translating into MTRLSNYVILTLAILMVSAACISMARSSGADGGSTSSDRKTSISIMANLHTTEVPSDRIEKWIEEKTGVQLNIQWVPDGSYDEKVFASLATGTLPQALYLKNAASLSYFRDEIRSGLFWEIGPYLKDYPNLQRLKPEVLKNTAIDGKLYSLYQERALARSGIIYRKDWADRLGLSAPETLDDLYEMLKGFTYNDPDNNGIDDTIGLTDRNDLIYGAFKTISSYYGTPNNWGWYNDSLQPEFVFPKYMETMKFFKKLHNEGLINEDFPITSKTDQLELFVTGKAGVYIGAMGDVLSLESRLLANDPKAVLDVHNRVLGPEGYGIWASQGYGTVILFPKSAIATEEELKSVLSFYDALMSPELANLMYWGIEGIHYTVQNGKAMAVDAFELREKDVKPYQALMAGGFSTIPGMLQPVNTNQVKDKAERLIYDNESFLIYDPTAPLESPMYNEIGVRLNERIRDATYQFMLGMIDEQGFEAEIDRWLEEGGRQIIEEYNASYRSTVGPYLHDKYR; encoded by the coding sequence ATGACCCGTCTGTCAAACTATGTCATTCTTACGCTTGCTATCCTGATGGTGTCGGCCGCGTGCATCAGCATGGCACGATCATCGGGAGCGGATGGCGGAAGTACGTCTTCTGATCGCAAAACCAGCATTTCAATTATGGCCAACCTGCACACCACCGAGGTTCCCTCCGATCGGATCGAGAAATGGATCGAGGAAAAAACGGGCGTGCAGCTTAACATTCAGTGGGTACCCGACGGGAGTTACGATGAGAAGGTGTTTGCTTCGCTTGCAACAGGGACTTTGCCGCAAGCGCTGTATCTGAAGAATGCCGCATCCTTATCCTATTTCAGGGATGAGATTCGGAGCGGGCTATTCTGGGAAATCGGCCCGTATCTTAAGGACTATCCGAATTTGCAGAGATTGAAGCCCGAGGTTTTGAAGAATACGGCCATCGACGGTAAACTCTACAGCCTGTACCAGGAGCGAGCCTTAGCCCGTTCAGGCATCATTTACCGTAAGGACTGGGCAGATCGCCTGGGGCTATCGGCACCGGAAACGCTTGATGATTTATATGAAATGTTGAAAGGGTTTACATATAACGATCCGGACAATAACGGTATCGATGACACCATCGGTTTGACGGATCGCAACGATTTAATCTACGGGGCTTTCAAGACAATCAGCTCCTATTATGGAACACCGAACAATTGGGGATGGTATAACGATTCATTGCAGCCGGAATTCGTCTTTCCGAAATATATGGAAACGATGAAGTTCTTCAAGAAGCTTCATAACGAAGGACTGATCAATGAAGACTTCCCGATTACCAGCAAGACCGACCAGCTGGAGCTATTCGTAACGGGAAAAGCCGGGGTTTATATCGGCGCGATGGGAGATGTCCTGTCCCTGGAGTCAAGGCTGCTGGCGAATGATCCCAAGGCAGTGCTGGACGTTCACAATCGGGTTCTCGGGCCGGAAGGGTACGGGATATGGGCTTCGCAGGGGTACGGGACGGTGATTCTGTTTCCGAAGTCCGCGATTGCTACGGAAGAGGAGTTGAAGAGCGTACTCTCCTTCTATGACGCGCTGATGAGTCCTGAACTTGCAAACCTGATGTATTGGGGAATCGAAGGGATCCATTATACCGTTCAGAATGGCAAAGCGATGGCGGTGGATGCCTTTGAATTAAGGGAAAAGGATGTAAAGCCCTATCAGGCTTTGATGGCCGGAGGATTCAGCACCATACCGGGCATGCTGCAGCCGGTTAACACGAATCAGGTTAAGGATAAAGCCGAGCGGCTGATTTACGATAATGAGAGTTTCCTCATTTACGATCCCACCGCACCGCTGGAGTCTCCAATGTATAACGAAATTGGCGTCAGGTTGAATGAACGCATACGGGATGCCACCTATCAATTTATGTTAGGAATGATCGATGAGCAGGGTTTCGAGGCCGAGATCGACCGTTGGCTGGAAGAGGGGGGCAGGCAGATTATCGAGGAATATAATGCTTCCTACCGAAGCACGGTCGGACCCTATTTACATGATAAATACCGCTAG
- a CDS encoding ABC transporter permease, with translation MRRIIKNRAIYLMILPGFLYFLIFKYIPMSGLIIAFQDYQAYLGVTGSPWVGLKHFERLFTEPMFFTILGNTLLLFFLNLAFYFPVPIILALMLNEVRREVFKRFIQTLVYIPHFMSWVIIVSISFVMLSMDRGIINELLVMAGFEKINFLMSSEWFRPMYVLQIIWREAGWGTIIYLAAMAAIDPGLYEASRIDGASRFRQMWHITLPSIRSVIVVLLILKIGDVLELGFEHIYLLLNSMNRDVAEIFDTYVYTAGLKQGQFSFSTAVGFFKSLIGLILVMLANWLAKKAGEEGIY, from the coding sequence ATGAGAAGAATAATAAAAAACCGGGCGATCTACCTCATGATTCTTCCGGGATTTTTATACTTCCTGATCTTTAAATATATCCCGATGTCGGGATTGATCATAGCCTTCCAGGATTATCAGGCTTATCTCGGCGTTACGGGAAGCCCCTGGGTGGGGCTCAAGCATTTTGAACGGCTGTTTACCGAGCCGATGTTTTTCACGATTTTGGGCAACACGCTGCTGCTGTTTTTCTTGAACCTGGCATTCTATTTTCCGGTGCCGATCATTCTTGCCTTAATGCTCAACGAGGTTCGGCGCGAAGTGTTTAAACGATTTATCCAGACGCTGGTGTACATTCCCCACTTCATGTCTTGGGTTATCATCGTATCCATTTCGTTTGTCATGTTATCGATGGATCGCGGCATCATTAATGAATTGCTGGTTATGGCCGGATTCGAAAAAATCAATTTTCTGATGAGCAGCGAATGGTTCCGGCCGATGTATGTCCTGCAGATTATCTGGCGGGAGGCAGGCTGGGGAACAATCATCTATTTGGCTGCCATGGCGGCGATTGATCCCGGCCTATACGAAGCGTCACGGATTGACGGGGCCAGCCGCTTTCGGCAAATGTGGCATATTACGCTTCCTTCGATTCGAAGCGTGATCGTCGTTTTGTTGATTTTGAAAATCGGCGACGTGCTGGAACTTGGGTTCGAACATATCTATCTCCTCTTAAACTCGATGAACCGGGATGTGGCGGAGATATTCGATACGTATGTTTATACCGCAGGTCTTAAGCAAGGTCAGTTCAGCTTCAGTACGGCGGTCGGGTTCTTTAAATCGCTGATCGGTCTCATTCTGGTAATGCTGGCCAATTGGCTGGCCAAAAAAGCCGGAGAAGAAGGCATCTATTAA